From Geovibrio ferrireducens, one genomic window encodes:
- a CDS encoding ParB/RepB/Spo0J family partition protein — translation MKKNSLGRGLESLIPKNETKAPVGEIDLALIYANVNQPRTRFDQEPLDELVASVREKGVIQPIVLTKTDEGYMIIAGERRFRAAGLAGLKKIPAIVRNVDSEAERLELALIENVQRQDLGAYELAAAYKKLMEQHGYTQEEVAKVIGKSRSAVANTLRLLNLPAKALEAMKEDLITEGHARALLGLDDDKKIISALKKVIEGALSVRETERLVAKLKKEPAQKTEKSAEADVFLMGLKDELEEFFKTRITLKTAKNGGTIEIKYSSDDELDRIIKRIRGEE, via the coding sequence ATGAAAAAGAACTCTCTAGGAAGGGGGCTTGAATCCCTTATACCCAAAAATGAAACAAAAGCTCCCGTGGGCGAGATAGACCTTGCCCTCATATACGCAAACGTAAACCAGCCCCGCACACGCTTCGATCAGGAGCCTCTGGATGAGCTTGTGGCCTCCGTCAGGGAGAAAGGGGTTATTCAGCCCATAGTTCTCACCAAAACAGACGAAGGCTACATGATAATCGCCGGGGAACGCAGGTTCCGCGCGGCAGGGCTCGCCGGGCTCAAGAAAATCCCCGCAATTGTAAGAAATGTGGACAGCGAGGCGGAAAGGCTTGAACTTGCCCTCATTGAAAATGTCCAGAGACAGGACTTAGGCGCATACGAACTGGCAGCGGCATATAAAAAACTCATGGAGCAGCACGGCTACACCCAGGAAGAGGTCGCAAAGGTCATAGGCAAAAGCAGAAGCGCGGTCGCAAACACACTAAGGCTTCTGAACCTTCCTGCCAAGGCTCTGGAAGCCATGAAGGAAGACCTCATAACAGAAGGGCACGCAAGGGCGCTTCTGGGACTTGATGATGATAAGAAGATAATAAGCGCGCTGAAAAAAGTCATCGAAGGCGCTTTGTCCGTCCGCGAAACGGAACGTCTGGTTGCCAAGCTCAAAAAAGAGCCCGCGCAGAAAACGGAAAAGTCTGCTGAGGCGGATGTTTTTCTCATGGGTCTCAAAGATGAGCTTGAGGAGTTCTTCAAAACCAGAATAACCCTTAAAACAGCCAAAAACGGCGGAACCATTGAGATCAAATACAGCTCGGACGATGAGCTTGACCGGATCATAAAAAGAATCAGAGGCGAAGAATGA
- a CDS encoding Fic/DOC family protein produces the protein MSKYHHSLSHIYLENTDIPKNKLNISDSAQLHAVEEYLLTKAYEIFTTELSDNSVFDESYFKSLHRRTFSGLYDWAGEYRIITIHKGDSTFCLGQFVEEQSKRIFSELENENYLRNIEDKKIFIEKLTYFKCEIIALHPFYELNGRTTRLFFDLLCAFNGYKFIDYSLTTSEEYIQASIETVCSADNSRMKSIITKGLK, from the coding sequence ATGTCAAAGTATCATCATAGTCTCAGCCATATTTATCTGGAAAATACAGATATACCTAAAAATAAACTCAACATATCCGATTCCGCACAGCTTCACGCCGTTGAAGAATATCTCCTTACAAAAGCTTATGAAATTTTTACGACAGAACTGTCAGATAATTCAGTGTTTGATGAAAGTTACTTTAAATCCCTGCACAGAAGAACATTCTCAGGCCTTTATGATTGGGCAGGAGAATACAGAATAATTACTATACACAAAGGTGATTCGACCTTTTGCTTAGGGCAGTTTGTTGAAGAGCAATCAAAAAGAATATTTTCTGAGCTCGAAAATGAGAATTATCTGCGGAATATTGAAGATAAAAAGATTTTTATAGAGAAACTTACATATTTCAAGTGTGAAATCATTGCCTTGCACCCGTTTTACGAGTTAAACGGCAGAACAACCCGTCTTTTCTTTGACCTTCTCTGTGCTTTTAACGGGTATAAGTTTATTGATTACTCCTTGACCACTTCTGAAGAATACATACAAGCTTCGATAGAAACCGTCTGCTCCGCAGATAATAGCCGCATGAAATCGATAATCACAAAAGGCTTGAAATAA
- a CDS encoding helix-turn-helix domain-containing protein: protein MIKEIFGYNLKKYRNSKELTQEHLAELLDVSTTQIYKMESGKSFASAEMIEKIASLFDIPPYKFFMTESDLDTCSDDFQECARYIKSRIDLLFAKDIMK, encoded by the coding sequence ATGATTAAGGAAATTTTCGGTTATAACTTGAAAAAGTACAGAAACAGCAAGGAATTGACGCAAGAACACCTTGCGGAGCTTTTGGATGTATCCACAACTCAGATTTATAAGATGGAGTCGGGAAAAAGTTTTGCATCTGCCGAAATGATAGAGAAAATCGCTTCCTTATTTGATATTCCGCCTTATAAGTTTTTCATGACAGAATCTGACCTTGATACCTGCTCAGACGATTTTCAGGAGTGTGCAAGATACATTAAGTCCAGAATTGATCTGCTGTTTGCTAAAGACATTATGAAATAA
- the tpiA gene encoding triose-phosphate isomerase gives MMKPYIVGNWKMNLDAAEGAELTGKLLHASIDYDSVDVGVAPAFPVLYPVKQTIASSKGRLTVAAQNVSAEEKGAFTGESSISMLKSVGVTTVIIGHSERRQIFGETDEIINKKVRLTLSHGLNVILCVGETLFEREADAHFETVTAQVAKGLKDVPVDKIEQVTVAYEPVWAIGTGVNASPADAQAMHAKIREMLKSLYGPVMANKLRIIYGGSVKPDNAKGLMNQPDINGALVGGASLKAEDFLGIINSSK, from the coding sequence ATGATGAAGCCATACATAGTAGGCAACTGGAAAATGAACCTTGACGCTGCGGAAGGAGCCGAACTCACAGGCAAACTCCTTCATGCAAGCATAGACTACGACAGCGTGGATGTAGGCGTTGCTCCGGCTTTCCCCGTTCTTTACCCCGTTAAGCAGACCATAGCCAGCAGCAAAGGCAGGCTTACCGTAGCGGCACAGAACGTATCCGCAGAGGAGAAGGGAGCCTTTACCGGGGAATCTTCCATATCCATGCTCAAATCCGTCGGCGTAACAACGGTCATCATAGGTCACTCGGAACGCAGACAGATTTTCGGTGAGACCGATGAGATCATAAACAAAAAAGTGCGCCTTACCCTCAGCCACGGACTGAATGTCATTCTCTGTGTGGGTGAAACCTTATTTGAGAGAGAGGCGGACGCTCATTTCGAAACCGTCACGGCTCAGGTCGCAAAGGGGCTTAAGGATGTACCGGTTGACAAAATAGAGCAGGTTACTGTAGCCTATGAACCCGTTTGGGCTATAGGAACAGGCGTAAACGCAAGCCCCGCAGACGCGCAGGCTATGCACGCCAAAATCCGTGAGATGCTGAAAAGCCTCTACGGACCCGTTATGGCAAACAAACTGAGAATTATTTACGGCGGCAGCGTTAAACCCGACAATGCCAAAGGCCTTATGAACCAGCCCGATATTAACGGGGCTCTGGTGGGCGGCGCAAGCCTCAAGGCCGAAGATTTTCTCGGTATTATAAATTCAAGCAAATAA
- the secG gene encoding preprotein translocase subunit SecG, with amino-acid sequence MYTYLLVFHIFVCMLLIIAVLLQSGKGSELSAALGGGSGSLFGPGAPANIMNKITSVIAITFMITSLGLAVMSKERSSGSITDRIPQPLQQTAPMAPSDAAPQVPMESK; translated from the coding sequence ATGTACACTTATCTTCTCGTTTTCCACATTTTTGTTTGTATGCTCCTTATCATTGCCGTTCTGCTCCAGTCAGGCAAAGGCTCTGAGCTTTCAGCGGCTCTCGGCGGCGGTTCAGGCAGCCTTTTCGGCCCCGGCGCACCTGCAAACATTATGAACAAAATCACATCTGTAATCGCCATAACCTTTATGATAACTTCCCTTGGTCTCGCTGTTATGTCAAAAGAGAGATCATCAGGCAGCATCACAGACAGGATTCCTCAGCCCCTTCAGCAGACAGCCCCTATGGCTCCTTCCGATGCGGCGCCCCAAGTACCGATGGAATCAAAGTAA
- a CDS encoding alpha/beta hydrolase, translated as MRIAVAVFLLTVLFSVQSQAAEDAVLTLPTGRLYGTVEIPAGVRKPPVALIIAGSGPTDRNGNNRFAGRNDSLKQLAESLAENGIASLRYDKRGIGASRELATAEKDLRIEHYIDDAVFWGEYLLLSGRFGKLTVIGHSEGALIGAAAAEKLNADGFVSIAGVGRPAYTVIEEQFEKFPAFKNEVKRINEHLKKGDTVGSISPELMPAFRPDIQPYVISWYRYNPAEITGRLRMPVLIVQGTTDIQVSVSDAELLAKSNKKARLAILKDVNHVMKEAGADMKQQQESYTNPAYPVSPKVTEAVAGFIKGLN; from the coding sequence ATGCGTATTGCTGTTGCTGTTTTTTTACTTACCGTTCTCTTCTCTGTGCAGTCACAGGCAGCGGAGGATGCAGTTCTCACACTCCCGACCGGGAGGCTTTACGGAACCGTAGAAATTCCGGCAGGTGTCCGAAAACCGCCAGTTGCCCTCATAATAGCAGGTTCCGGCCCCACTGACAGAAACGGAAACAACCGCTTTGCAGGCAGAAACGACAGCCTTAAACAACTGGCGGAATCATTGGCAGAAAACGGCATAGCCTCTCTCCGTTATGACAAGCGCGGAATAGGTGCAAGCAGGGAACTTGCGACAGCAGAAAAGGATCTGCGGATTGAGCATTACATAGATGATGCTGTTTTCTGGGGTGAATACCTGCTGCTGAGCGGGCGTTTCGGGAAACTGACAGTCATAGGCCACAGCGAAGGAGCATTAATAGGCGCAGCAGCAGCGGAGAAGCTCAATGCCGACGGCTTTGTCTCCATAGCTGGTGTAGGCAGACCCGCATACACTGTTATTGAGGAGCAGTTTGAAAAATTCCCTGCATTTAAGAACGAGGTCAAAAGAATAAATGAACACCTGAAAAAAGGGGATACAGTGGGGAGCATCTCTCCTGAACTGATGCCTGCTTTCAGGCCGGATATTCAGCCTTATGTCATTTCATGGTACAGGTATAACCCGGCTGAGATTACCGGCAGGCTGAGAATGCCCGTTCTCATAGTTCAGGGAACCACAGACATTCAGGTCAGCGTGAGCGATGCGGAGCTTCTGGCAAAATCAAATAAGAAAGCCCGCCTTGCCATCCTGAAAGATGTCAACCATGTGATGAAGGAAGCAGGAGCGGATATGAAGCAGCAGCAGGAGAGCTACACAAACCCCGCCTACCCTGTTTCGCCGAAGGTGACTGAAGCCGTGGCAGGTTTTATCAAAGGGCTGAACTAG
- a CDS encoding ParA family protein, whose protein sequence is MGKIIAIANQKGGVGKTTTAINLGSSLAFAEAKVLLVDMDPQGNASSGIGFETKGEYASIYDVLIGNADIEEAIVPSKVDNLDLLPSHINLTAAEVELVTALSRETRLKKNLEKVKDKYKVILIDCPPSLGLLTVNALTAADSVLIPLQCEYYAMEGLGQLLNTIRLIRESLNEELALEGILLTMYDPRNNLSKEVMTQIEEFFSESMFRTIVPRNVRLSEAPSFGMSIIEYDIKSKGAASYIDLAKEILPRL, encoded by the coding sequence ATGGGAAAAATAATCGCAATCGCCAACCAGAAGGGCGGAGTTGGAAAAACAACTACCGCCATTAACTTAGGCTCGTCACTCGCCTTTGCGGAGGCCAAGGTTCTCCTTGTGGACATGGACCCGCAGGGGAATGCCTCAAGCGGAATAGGCTTTGAGACAAAGGGCGAATACGCCAGCATTTATGACGTGCTTATCGGAAATGCCGATATAGAGGAAGCAATTGTGCCAAGCAAGGTGGACAATCTCGATCTGCTCCCCAGCCATATAAACCTTACCGCGGCGGAGGTTGAGCTTGTAACTGCCCTTTCAAGGGAAACAAGGCTGAAAAAAAATCTGGAAAAAGTGAAGGACAAATACAAGGTTATCCTCATTGACTGCCCTCCCTCCCTTGGGCTTCTCACCGTGAACGCACTCACTGCGGCGGATTCGGTGCTTATCCCTCTCCAGTGCGAATACTACGCCATGGAAGGACTGGGGCAGCTTCTCAACACCATCCGCCTCATCAGGGAAAGCCTTAACGAAGAACTTGCTCTGGAAGGCATACTCCTCACCATGTACGATCCGCGCAACAACCTCTCCAAAGAGGTTATGACGCAGATTGAGGAGTTTTTCAGCGAAAGCATGTTCCGCACCATAGTCCCCAGAAACGTCAGACTCTCCGAAGCTCCCAGTTTCGGCATGTCCATAATAGAATATGACATAAAATCTAAAGGAGCGGCCAGCTACATCGATCTGGCTAAAGAGATACTTCCCAGATTATGA
- a CDS encoding AraC family transcriptional regulator yields the protein MNELQRQELAFLIDKYSEPDVASRTVIPELSVLKSESRRIKSSVVYVPSLCVIVQGKKEVMLENELYSYSPSEYLAVSVELPVVGQVTEASREKPYLGLTVTIDPLVINEMLMHAPEGGSTSRGLFVGRTDEGMADCILRLVRLLETPGDAGFMSPLILKELYYRLLKSPHGANLAQIAVAGSSMQRIAKVIKVLKTDFSKNMRIEEMAEIANMSQSSFHHHFKEVTAMSPLQFQKRLRLTEARRIMLSESADAASTAFRVGYESPSQFSREYSRMFGAPPVSDIANLRRGISMAETAR from the coding sequence ATGAACGAGCTTCAACGTCAGGAACTTGCTTTTCTGATTGATAAATACTCCGAGCCGGATGTGGCCAGCCGGACAGTGATTCCGGAACTCAGCGTGCTGAAATCCGAGAGCCGGAGGATTAAGTCATCAGTGGTTTATGTGCCTTCCTTGTGTGTCATTGTACAGGGGAAAAAGGAAGTAATGCTTGAGAATGAACTCTACAGCTATTCTCCTTCGGAGTATCTGGCGGTTTCGGTGGAACTTCCTGTCGTGGGGCAGGTGACAGAAGCTTCCAGAGAGAAGCCGTATCTTGGGCTTACGGTAACCATAGATCCTCTGGTGATAAATGAGATGCTAATGCACGCACCGGAAGGGGGCAGCACTTCCAGAGGGCTTTTCGTAGGCAGGACAGATGAGGGGATGGCAGACTGTATTCTCCGGCTGGTAAGACTTCTGGAAACTCCTGGTGATGCGGGTTTTATGTCGCCGCTGATACTGAAAGAGCTCTATTACCGTCTGCTTAAAAGCCCGCACGGGGCAAACCTAGCGCAGATAGCTGTCGCGGGAAGCAGCATGCAGAGGATAGCAAAGGTGATAAAGGTTCTGAAAACCGATTTCTCAAAAAATATGCGGATAGAGGAAATGGCGGAAATAGCCAACATGAGCCAGTCATCGTTTCATCACCATTTCAAGGAGGTTACGGCGATGAGCCCTCTCCAGTTCCAGAAGAGGCTTCGCCTCACCGAGGCGCGCAGGATTATGCTTTCGGAATCTGCCGATGCGGCGAGCACCGCGTTCCGTGTCGGTTATGAAAGCCCTTCCCAGTTCAGCAGGGAATATTCGCGCATGTTCGGCGCTCCCCCCGTAAGTGATATAGCAAACCTGCGGCGCGGAATCAGCATGGCGGAAACGGCAAGGTAA
- a CDS encoding SDR family NAD(P)-dependent oxidoreductase codes for MKTAIITGGSRGLGKSMALALADKGTDVIITYQSKKTEAEDTVSQIAAKGQKAAAVQLNVSDSKTFPAFADEVRKVLADFGKTGFDMLVNNAGMGINTPFAETTEEQFDLLMNTHFKGTFFLTQKLLPLMNDNGRIMNISTGLTRFSMPGYSAYASMKGAVEVLTHYLAKELGHRGISAVSFAPGAIETDFGGGRVRDNSEINRHIASITALGRVGLPDDIGGAVAALLSDECRWINGQRIEASGGMLL; via the coding sequence ATGAAAACAGCAATCATAACCGGAGGCAGCAGAGGGCTGGGTAAAAGCATGGCACTGGCACTGGCTGACAAAGGAACAGACGTAATAATAACTTACCAGAGCAAAAAAACGGAAGCGGAAGATACGGTCAGTCAGATAGCAGCAAAGGGGCAGAAAGCCGCAGCTGTTCAGCTTAATGTTTCAGACAGCAAAACCTTTCCCGCCTTTGCCGATGAAGTAAGAAAAGTTCTGGCAGACTTCGGCAAAACAGGCTTTGACATGCTGGTGAATAATGCAGGCATGGGGATAAACACTCCTTTTGCTGAAACCACAGAGGAACAGTTTGACCTCCTGATGAATACGCACTTCAAGGGAACCTTCTTCCTCACCCAAAAGCTGCTTCCGCTTATGAACGATAACGGCAGAATAATGAATATCTCAACCGGACTTACCAGATTCAGCATGCCCGGTTATTCGGCTTATGCATCCATGAAGGGCGCTGTAGAGGTTCTCACACACTATCTGGCAAAAGAGCTCGGTCACAGGGGAATAAGTGCGGTATCTTTTGCCCCCGGAGCAATTGAGACCGACTTCGGCGGCGGACGCGTGAGGGATAACAGCGAAATCAACAGACATATCGCCTCGATCACCGCACTGGGCAGGGTCGGCCTTCCTGATGACATAGGCGGGGCTGTTGCGGCGCTTCTTTCTGATGAATGCAGATGGATAAACGGCCAGAGAATAGAGGCTTCCGGCGGAATGCTGCTGTAA
- a CDS encoding ABC transporter permease gives MARRRVADKAKGNILFLTGASVVAFFVLVALFAPFIATHDPAYIDFKSVLLPPSSEYYFGTDELGRDIFSRVVYGTRISLFVGFVAVGISVIIGTVLGLISGYFGGFIDTVLMRFVDIMLCFPSFFLILAVIAFLNPSVFNVMAVIGLTSWMGVTRLVRAEVMSVRTRDYITAARVQGVSTAKILFKHIFPNVFTPIFITATLGIAGAILTESALSFLGLGVQPPVPSWGNILTAGKDNIIFAWWLSFFPGMAIFITVLGYNLLGEGLRDVLDPKE, from the coding sequence ATGGCTCGAAGAAGAGTAGCTGACAAGGCAAAGGGGAACATACTGTTCCTCACCGGGGCTTCCGTGGTTGCGTTCTTCGTTCTTGTGGCGCTGTTTGCGCCGTTCATAGCCACTCATGACCCAGCGTATATTGACTTCAAATCAGTCCTGCTCCCTCCGTCATCTGAATATTACTTCGGCACAGATGAGCTTGGGCGCGATATTTTCAGCAGAGTTGTCTACGGAACACGCATATCCCTTTTTGTCGGTTTTGTGGCTGTGGGAATCTCCGTTATTATCGGCACTGTACTGGGGCTTATTTCCGGCTATTTCGGCGGATTTATTGACACTGTGCTCATGCGCTTTGTGGATATAATGCTCTGCTTTCCGTCTTTTTTCCTTATACTTGCCGTTATCGCCTTTTTAAATCCGTCCGTGTTCAACGTTATGGCTGTAATCGGACTCACAAGCTGGATGGGCGTAACAAGGCTTGTGCGGGCGGAGGTAATGAGCGTCCGCACCAGAGACTACATCACAGCGGCGCGGGTTCAGGGTGTCAGCACTGCGAAAATTCTCTTCAAACATATATTCCCCAACGTTTTCACACCTATCTTCATAACCGCCACACTGGGCATAGCAGGGGCTATTCTCACTGAATCAGCTCTGAGCTTCCTTGGCCTCGGTGTTCAGCCTCCGGTTCCTTCGTGGGGCAATATCCTCACCGCAGGGAAGGACAACATAATTTTTGCGTGGTGGCTCTCCTTCTTCCCCGGTATGGCGATTTTTATCACTGTCCTCGGCTACAACCTTCTGGGTGAAGGTCTGCGGGACGTTCTCGACCCGAAAGAATAA
- a CDS encoding bactofilin family protein, whose translation MIKGKEDNGGIDAFLGKNTTFKGTLIFDGLVRMDGNFEGNIKTNDTLVIANSGNVKAEIEAGQVKISGKFDGTITAKNKVELYKPANVTGTIRSAAVQMEEGVIFNGSLEMGGSLKTAVPKKGDAE comes from the coding sequence ATGATCAAAGGAAAAGAAGACAACGGCGGCATCGACGCTTTTCTCGGCAAGAACACAACCTTCAAGGGAACACTCATCTTTGACGGGCTTGTGCGCATGGACGGTAATTTTGAAGGAAACATAAAGACCAACGACACGCTTGTTATAGCCAACTCCGGCAATGTCAAAGCCGAGATAGAAGCCGGACAGGTGAAAATCTCCGGCAAGTTTGACGGAACAATAACCGCTAAAAACAAAGTGGAACTTTATAAGCCCGCAAATGTCACAGGTACTATACGCTCCGCTGCTGTGCAGATGGAGGAAGGGGTTATATTCAACGGAAGCCTTGAAATGGGCGGCTCCCTGAAAACCGCTGTCCCCAAGAAAGGTGATGCGGAATGA
- a CDS encoding ABC transporter permease, giving the protein MLRYIAKRLAGMIPLLLGITLISFVVIHLAPGDPAQFIASMNPKLSETAYEKFVKMYDLDKPVLERYINWLGKFARFDFGDSFSQDGKTVMEKIKERLPVTIWLNVAGMVLIFLFALPLGVLSAYYKDSIFDKGVTVFVFAGFAMPTFWLALLCMYYFGVVKGWFPISGLRSFNYDYLTTFGKIADIFKHTFMPVVISVFGGLAGISRFARNSMLDVLKEEYITAARARGLSEGKVVFTHALKNALLPVVTIIGLSVPGLIGGSVIFESIFSIPGMGQLFYQAVMMRDYPVVMGVLVIGAMLTLAGNLIADIAYAAVDPRIRYGSKKSS; this is encoded by the coding sequence ATGCTCCGATACATAGCAAAACGCCTCGCGGGGATGATACCTCTTCTCCTGGGGATCACATTAATAAGCTTCGTAGTGATACATCTTGCGCCGGGCGATCCGGCGCAGTTTATTGCGTCTATGAACCCCAAACTCTCCGAAACAGCCTACGAAAAATTTGTCAAAATGTACGATCTGGACAAGCCTGTTCTGGAGCGCTACATCAACTGGCTGGGGAAATTTGCCCGCTTTGACTTCGGCGATTCGTTCAGTCAGGACGGCAAAACAGTCATGGAGAAGATAAAGGAACGTCTGCCCGTAACCATTTGGCTGAATGTGGCTGGAATGGTGCTTATATTCCTTTTCGCCCTGCCTCTTGGGGTGCTCTCTGCCTATTATAAGGACAGCATATTTGACAAAGGAGTGACCGTGTTTGTATTTGCGGGGTTCGCCATGCCCACTTTCTGGCTGGCTCTGCTCTGCATGTATTACTTCGGCGTGGTCAAAGGCTGGTTCCCCATCTCCGGACTGCGATCCTTCAATTATGACTATCTCACAACCTTCGGAAAAATAGCAGACATCTTCAAACATACATTCATGCCCGTTGTGATCTCCGTTTTCGGCGGACTGGCGGGCATAAGCCGTTTCGCCCGCAACAGCATGCTGGATGTCCTCAAGGAGGAATACATCACCGCTGCGAGGGCAAGGGGTCTGAGTGAGGGGAAAGTTGTTTTCACCCACGCGCTGAAAAACGCCCTGCTCCCTGTTGTCACAATAATCGGCCTCTCTGTGCCCGGCCTCATTGGCGGCAGCGTAATTTTTGAATCGATTTTCAGCATTCCGGGCATGGGGCAGCTTTTTTATCAGGCAGTAATGATGAGGGATTACCCGGTGGTGATGGGTGTGCTTGTGATAGGCGCAATGCTCACTCTCGCCGGCAATCTCATTGCGGATATAGCATATGCCGCGGTGGATCCGAGGATTAGGTATGGCTCGAAGAAGAGTAGCTGA
- a CDS encoding peptide-binding protein, whose translation MKKLVFLLLAVLCVSVISGCGDRNKEGGKSAEKRKARGGVAGDALVTSSLGDASGLIYNITSDSASHDVAKYIYNGLVKLDKNLNITGDLAESWEISDDSRSITFKLRDNVKWHDGAPFTASDVEFMYNFMIDNNTPTSYDADFRLVTKFEVIDPLTVKVSYAEPFAPALLSWSMAVLPKHLLEGKEAAKSSLMRSPVGTGPYRFKEWKSGESITLEANEEYFEGRPNLDRIIFRIIPDLNTTFMELLNGSLDIMGLTPTQWVKQTDTALFTNSYDKYTYLAPSYAYIGYNMKNPMFADKRVRQALTYATPKQEIIDGILFGEGVPAEGPYKPGTMWQNTNVKKYEYSPEKAKELLAEAGWKDTNGDGILDKDGKPFTFTLLTNQGNSVRTKIAETVQQSWQKVGIKVDIRVLEWASFINEYIDKGKFDAIVLGWNIVVDPDPFDVWHSSKCGPKMLNFICFSNAEADQLIEGGRHALDPAKRKEYYDRFQEILAEEQPYTFLYVPNALIALSKRFKEVSPAPAGVTYNIEDWYVPSKDQKYRFEK comes from the coding sequence ATGAAAAAGTTAGTTTTTCTGCTGCTTGCAGTTTTATGCGTGTCCGTAATTTCCGGATGCGGGGACAGGAACAAGGAAGGCGGCAAATCCGCGGAAAAACGCAAAGCGAGAGGGGGCGTCGCAGGTGATGCCCTCGTAACCTCCAGCCTTGGGGATGCCTCCGGGCTGATTTACAACATCACATCAGACAGCGCATCCCACGATGTGGCCAAATACATCTACAACGGCCTGGTGAAGCTGGACAAAAACCTTAATATAACAGGTGATCTGGCAGAGTCATGGGAAATCTCGGATGACAGCAGAAGCATAACCTTCAAGCTGCGGGATAACGTAAAATGGCATGACGGCGCACCCTTCACCGCCAGTGATGTCGAATTTATGTACAACTTCATGATCGACAACAATACCCCCACCTCTTACGATGCAGATTTCCGCCTTGTTACAAAGTTTGAGGTTATAGACCCCCTCACAGTGAAGGTCAGCTATGCTGAACCCTTCGCGCCTGCTCTTTTAAGCTGGAGTATGGCGGTTCTGCCCAAACACCTGCTGGAAGGGAAAGAAGCTGCGAAATCATCCCTTATGCGTTCGCCTGTCGGAACAGGCCCTTACAGGTTTAAGGAGTGGAAATCCGGCGAATCGATCACCCTTGAGGCAAATGAGGAATACTTCGAAGGCCGTCCCAACCTTGACAGAATAATTTTCCGTATTATCCCCGATCTCAACACAACCTTCATGGAACTGCTTAACGGCAGCCTTGACATAATGGGGCTTACACCCACCCAGTGGGTCAAACAGACGGATACGGCTCTCTTTACAAACAGCTATGACAAATACACATATCTAGCTCCCAGCTACGCATACATTGGCTATAACATGAAGAATCCTATGTTTGCCGACAAAAGGGTTCGCCAGGCACTCACATACGCTACCCCTAAACAGGAAATTATTGACGGAATACTCTTCGGAGAAGGCGTTCCCGCGGAAGGCCCTTACAAACCTGGCACTATGTGGCAGAACACCAACGTTAAAAAATATGAGTACAGCCCCGAAAAGGCAAAAGAACTTCTGGCCGAAGCTGGCTGGAAAGACACCAACGGTGACGGCATCCTTGACAAAGACGGCAAGCCCTTCACCTTCACACTGCTCACCAATCAGGGGAACAGCGTGAGAACAAAAATAGCCGAGACTGTTCAGCAAAGCTGGCAGAAGGTCGGCATAAAAGTTGATATAAGAGTCCTTGAATGGGCATCCTTCATAAACGAATACATAGACAAAGGCAAGTTTGACGCTATTGTCCTCGGATGGAACATAGTTGTCGATCCCGACCCCTTTGATGTATGGCACTCATCCAAATGCGGCCCCAAAATGCTGAACTTCATATGCTTCTCAAACGCAGAGGCTGATCAGCTTATTGAAGGCGGCAGACACGCCCTTGACCCTGCCAAGCGCAAGGAATATTACGACAGGTTTCAGGAGATCCTCGCTGAGGAGCAGCCTTACACCTTCCTTTATGTTCCCAACGCTCTGATTGCACTGAGCAAAAGGTTTAAGGAAGTTTCTCCGGCTCCCGCAGGGGTGACATACAACATTGAAGACTGGTATGTCCCCTCCAAGGATCAGAAATACCGCTTTGAGAAATAA